Genomic segment of Mycolicibacterium sarraceniae:
GCTCGCCGTCGGTGAACGCCGTCGAGGCGTTGACCATCACCGCGGCTGCGTCGACACGCTCGGTAAAGAGTTGTGCCGCAGCAAGATTGGTGGTGACTATGGCCTCGGTGTGACCGGTGCCGTAGGTGTTGATGTGGTCGATGGCGGCGTCGAGACCGTCGACGGCGGCCACCGCGATGTCCATGGACAGGAACTCGGCCCGCAGATCGTCGTCGGTCGGATTGTCGTGGACGGCGACGCCGGCCTGTTGCAGGGCACCCACCAGCCGCGGCAGCGCGATATCGGCGACGGCGGAGTCCACCAGCAACGTCTCGGCGGCGTTGCAGACGCTCGGGCGACGGGTTTTGGCGTTGAGGATGATCCGCTCGGCGACGTCGAGGTCGGCGGCGGAGTGGACGTAGACGTGACAGTTGCCGACACCGGTTTCGATGGTGGGCACCGTGGCATCGCGGACGACGGCGTCGATCAATCCGGCACCGCCACGCGGGATCACGACGTCGACCAGGCCGCGGGCCTGGATGAGGTGGGTGACGCTGGAACGGTCGTTGCTGGGCAGCAACTGGACCGCATCCTCGGGCAGACCTTCGGCTGCCAGTGCGCCGCGCAGTGCGGCGACCAGAGCGGCGTTGGAACGCGCGGCCGAGGAACTGCCGCGCAGCAGGACGGCGTTGCCGGATTTGAGGGTGAGGCCGAAGGCATCGACCGTCACGTTGGGCCGGCCCTCGTAGACGATGCCGATCACGCCGAGGGGAACCCGCTGCTGACGCAGTTGTAGCCCGTTGGGCAGCGTGCGGCCGCGCAGTACCTCGCCGATCGGGTCGGGAAGCCCGGCGACCTGGCGCAGGCCGGCCGCGATCCCATCGATGCGTTGCGGGTTGAGCGCCAGCCGGTCCAGCATCGCCTCCGCGGTGCCCGCTGCGCGCGCCGCGTCGAGATCTGCGGCATTGGCAGCCAGGATCGCGTCGGCGTGGGCCAGCACGGCGTCGGCGGCGGCGTGCAGGGCGCGGTCTTTGACGGTGGTAGTCAGTGACCCCAGCGAACGCGAGGCGACCCGCGCCCGACGGGCGGCGTCGAGAACCTGATCACGCACGTCCCCAGAGATGGCCGCCGTCTCGACACTCATTCCCCCAGGGTATCGGTCTCCCCACCAACCGGCAGGTGGGGGCCGTCTAGGACGGCCCGGCGAGCGGGTCGACGGTGCGGTGACGGCCGATACGTTCGTCCGCCGAGGCGGCGACGCCAAACAGGGCGCGGGCGTCATCGGTGATGGCGCTCTGAAACGCCGACTCGATCGGGGCGTGCAATC
This window contains:
- a CDS encoding glutamate-5-semialdehyde dehydrogenase, whose protein sequence is MSVETAAISGDVRDQVLDAARRARVASRSLGSLTTTVKDRALHAAADAVLAHADAILAANAADLDAARAAGTAEAMLDRLALNPQRIDGIAAGLRQVAGLPDPIGEVLRGRTLPNGLQLRQQRVPLGVIGIVYEGRPNVTVDAFGLTLKSGNAVLLRGSSSAARSNAALVAALRGALAAEGLPEDAVQLLPSNDRSSVTHLIQARGLVDVVIPRGGAGLIDAVVRDATVPTIETGVGNCHVYVHSAADLDVAERIILNAKTRRPSVCNAAETLLVDSAVADIALPRLVGALQQAGVAVHDNPTDDDLRAEFLSMDIAVAAVDGLDAAIDHINTYGTGHTEAIVTTNLAAAQLFTERVDAAAVMVNASTAFTDGEQFGFGAEIGISTQKLHARGPMGLPELTSTKWIIWGDGHTRPA